The window GAAAGCTCCATGGTAGCACCAGGAGAATTTGAGCGCTCTGTGGTGCCTCATGGGACCCAGGCGGTCATTACGGATCCTCACGAGATCGCCAATGTGGCGGGAGCGGAAGGTATCCGTTTTATGATGGAGCGGACCAGGGGGCTTACCCTTGACGTGTATTTCATGCTTCCCTCCTGCGTACCGGCCACGGGACTTGATGAATCAGGGGCAGTGCTGTCTGCGGAAGCACTTTCCCCTCTCTATGAGGAAGAACGGGTGCTTGGCCTTGCCGAGCTTATGAACTCTTATGGAACTGTAAGGGCGGACCGGGGGATCCTTGATAAGGTGGAAGAGGCCAGGAACAGGAATCTGCTGATCGACGGCCACGCCCCGGGGCTTTCCGGCAGGGAGCTGAATGCTTATGTGACCGCGGGGGTGCAGTCGGATCATGAATGCTCTGATGCAGGAGAGGCAGTGGAAAAGCTTAAGAGAGGTCAGTGGGTCATGATACGGGAAGGAACGGCAGCCAGGAACTTAAGAGCTCTGATGCCCCTGTTCCAGGAGCCGTATTATCACCGCTGCATGCTGGTCACCGACGATAAGCATCCAGGTGATTTGATCCGGCTGGGGCATTTGGACTATATCATAAGAGAGGCCATAAGTCTGGGAGCGGATCCGGTTCATGCTGTCATGATGGCCTCCTTCCATCCCGCCAGTTATTTCGGACTTCGTGAGGTGGGAGCCATTGCGCCGGGATACAAGGCGAATTTCATCGTTGTTTCCGATCTGAAGGACTTTAAAGTAAAGCAGGTATATAAAAACGGAAAGCTGGTGGCAGAAAACGGCGTAATGAAAGAGGGAATCCTTGCGGCGGAACAACGGAGCGTGGAGACCCCTGCCCGGGTGGGAGATTCCTTCCATTTAAACGAGATCCGTCCGGAAGACTTCCGAATGGAAAAAAAGGGCAGCACCATCCGGGTACTTTGCCTTACGCCGGGAGAGCTGACCACCAAAGAGCTTCTGGCTCCATGGACGGAAAACCAGGGAGTTGCCCCAGGTGTAAACATAGAGCAGGATATCGTGAAAATGGCGGTACTGGAACGGCATCACAACACCGGCCACATGGGGCTTGGCTTCTTAGGCGGATACGGCTTAAAACGGGGGGCAGTTGCTACCAGTATTGCTCATGATTCCCATAATCTTATTGTGGCGGGCGCCTGTGACCAGGATATGGCCCTTGCTGCCAATACGGTGAGAAAGAACCGGGGCGGCTTAGCGGTGGTGGCTGACGGGAAAATTTTGGGAGAACTGCCTCTTCCCATTGCAGGCCTTATGAGTGAAGAACCGGCGGAATGGGTGGATGAAAAGCTGGAGGAGCTGAAAGCCCAGACACGAGACCTTGGAATCGGAGACAGCATTGATCCCTTTATGACTCTTGCCTTTGCCAGCCTTCCGGTGATTCCAAAGCTGCGGTTAAATACATATGGCCTCATTGATGTAGAGAAGCAGGAGATCGTGGAGACAATTATTTCCTGTACCTGAAAAAGTACAGGAAATCAGTAAAAAAATATTGATAAAAATATATCAATATGCGATAATGTTTCAAAAGGGCAATCAAAAGCAAGGTAGGAAATTTGGAGGGAGAATATTCATGAGAGTAACGATATGTATAGGGAGCGCATGCCATCTAAAAGGTTCCAGAGAAATCATAGCCCAGCTGCAGACCCTTGTGAAGGAAAAACATCTGGAAGATCAGGTGGATTTAAACGGTTCCTTTTGCTGCGGCGACTGTGTAAATGGCGTCTGTGTAACCGTGGAAGGTCAATTATACTCCTTAAAACCGGAAGAAACAAAGGAGTTTTTTGACAAAGAGATCATGGGGAGGCTGTAATCATGGGAATCATTGATTTCAAGGCTACAAAATGCAAGCACTGCTATAAATGTATCCGTAACTGTGAAGTCAAGGCTGTCATGATTAAGGATGAGCGTGCTGAGATCATGCCCGATAAGTGCATTTTATGCGGAAAATGCATGCAGGTCTGTCCCCAGTCGGCAAAAACTCTCATAAGTGATTTGGAACTGGTAAAGAGCTATATTGACGCAGGGATCCCCACAGTCATTTCCCTTGCCCCGTCTTATATGGGCTTGTTAAGCTACCAGTCCATCGGCCAGGTAAACGGGGCCCTTAGGAAGCTGGGTTTTGCCGACGTAAGGGAGACCTCTGAGGGAGCGGCCGTTGTGACCGCGGAATATGCAAGGCTTTTAAAGGAGGGGGAGATGGAGAACATCATCACCACCTGCTGTCCCAGCGTCAACGATCTGATCGAGATTTATTATCCCCAGCTGATTCCTCATATGGCTCCTGTGGTATCTCCTATGATTGCCCATGGAAAGATGATAAAAGAAGAAATGGGGCCTGAAGTAAAAGTGGTTTTCCTTGGGCCCTGTATTGCAAAGAAAAAGGAAGCAACGGACCCACGCCATGATGGCTATATTGATGCTGTCCTGAATTTCAATGATATTAACAGATGGCTCTCTGAAGAGGAGATCACCATTGAAGACTGCGAGGATATCCCCTTCACCAACAGGAATCCAAGGGTCAACCGCCTTTATCCGGTCACCAACGGAGTGGTGAATTCTGTTCTGGCCACGGAAGAGGAACGGGATGGATACCGGAAGTTTTATGTCCATGGCTGCCTTAACTGCATGGATCTGTGCGAAAGCATGGTGCGGGGAGGGATTAAGGGCTGCTTTATTGAGATGAATATGTGTTCCGGAGGCTGTATCAAAGGGCCTACGGTTGATGATGAAAGCGTCTCCAGATTTAAGATCAAGCTTGATATGGAGGAAACCATTGCAAAGGAACCTGTGCCATGGGAAGAACTGGACCCTGTTATGGAGCGCATTTCCTTTGGAAAGCGGTTCTTAGACCGGTCACCCAGGGAGGTCCTGCCAACGGAAGCCCAGATCCAGCAGATACTGAAGATGACCGGAAAGATCAGGCCTGAGGATGAGTTAAACTGCGGCGCCTGCGGCTATTCTACATGCAGGGAAAAGGCTATAGCGGTTTTCCAGAAAAAGGCAGAGCTTAACATGTGCATTCCCTTTATGCATGAAAAGGCGGAATCCTTATCCAACCTGGTCATGGAGACCTCTCCGAATATTGTTTTAATTGTTGATAAAGATATGAAAATTTTAGAGTATTCTGCAGTAGGAGAACGGTATTTCGGAAAAACCAGACAGGAAGCCTTGACCATGTATTTATATGAACTCATTGATCCTTCTGATTTCCAGTGGGTTTATCAAACCCATCAGAAGATCCATGGAAAAAAGGTGACTTATGGAGAATACCGTATTTCCACTCTCCAGAATATTTTATACATTGAAAAGGAAGATGTGGTATTGGCCACCTTCATAGACATCACCAAAGAGGAAGAACAGGCAAGACAGGAGTACGAAAAGAAGCTGGAAACCATTGATCTGGCTCAGAAGGTCATTCACAAGCAGATGATGGTAGCCCAGGAAATTGCAGGTCTTTTAGGGGAAACAACTGCGGAGACCAAGACCACGCTGACAAAGCTTTGTAAGTCCTTATTGGATGAGGGAAGTGAAAGTGAGGTCAAGTGATGGGAGTTACCGTAGATGTTGCATATAAAAGCCTGAATAAATTCAGAGAAGTGCTGTGCGGGGATAAGGTGGAGGTTTTACAGACCGAGGATTCCAACATCATGATCCTGGCTGACGGCATGGGCAGCGGGGTAAAGGCCAACATTCTGGCAACCATGACTTCCAAGATTCTTGGGACCATGTTTTTAAACGGCGCGACCCTGGAAGAGTGTGTGGAAACCATTGTAGAGACTCTTCCGGTGTGTCAGGTGCGTCAGGTGGCCTATTCCACCTTCAGCATCCTCCAGGTTTTTCATGACGGAGAAGCCTATCTGGTGGAATTTGATAATCCCGGCTGTATTTTCATCCGGGACGGAAACTTAGTTTCTATTCCAAAAAACACCCGGGTGATCCGGAATAAAAGCATCAATGAATACCGTTTCAGGGTGAAAAAGGGGGATGCACTGATCCTTATGAGCGATGGGACCATCCATGCGGGGGTGGGCCAGCTTTTAAACTTTGGCTGGCTGTGGGATGACATTGCTTCCTATGCGGTGAAGCAGTACCGTCTGACCATATCCGCGGCGCGCCTTGCTGCTGTTTTAAGCCGTGCCTGTGATGAGCTGTATCAGTATCAGCCCGGTGATGATACCACGGTTGCCGTTATGAGGATCATTGACAGGAAGACGGTGCATTTGATGACAGGTCCTCCCAGGAAGCCGGAGGATGACAGCTGTATGGTGGAGGATTTCCTGTCAGGAGACGATACCGTCAAAAAGATCGTCTGCGGGGGAACCAGTGCCAATATTGTTTCCAGAGTGACCGAAAAAAAGCTGTCTGTCTCTCTGAATTATAATGACCCGGATATTCCGCCTATCGCCTATATCGACGGAATTGAACTGGTTACGGAAGGTGTTTTGACCTTAAACAAGGTCTTGAAGCTTTTAAGACGTTATGTGAAGAATGAATCCGTTACAGAGGAATTTTTCCTGGAGCTGGATAAGCCTAACGGCGCTTCCATGGTGGCGAAGATGATCATTGAGGATTGTACGGAGCTTAACTTGTACGTGGGAAAAGCCATTAACAGCGCTTATCAGAACCCTGGCCTGCCCTTTGATTTAGGGATCCGCCAGAATCTTGTGGAGCAATTAAAACACGTAGTGGAAGAAATGGGGAAAAGGGTTACGGTAACCTATTATTAAATCAGGGCAGATATTCACACGGCCATTGAGCGTGGAAGTTACAAGGAGGAAAAATATGGCAACAAATGATGCAACATTACTTCGCATAAAGCATCAGGTATTAAATGAAGTGGCAGAGCTTGCATGGGAAGGAAAACTGGAGGAAAAAAGGAATGAGATCCCTTATAAGATCATTCCAGGCCCCAAAGCCCAGTTTCGCTGCTGCATCTACAGGGAACGGGAGATCATCAGAGAGAGAATCCGTCTGGCGGAAGGCCTCTGTCCCAGCGGAAAGGACACGAAAAATGTGGTTCAGGTCATCAGCTCGGCCTGCGAGGACTGTCCCATTACCCGGTATGTGGTAACCGATAACTGTCAGCTGTGCATGGGCAAGGCGTGCCAGGGTTCCTGCAATTTTAATGCCATCAGCATGGGACGTGACCGTGCCTACATTGATCCGGATAAGTGCAAGGAATGCGGAAAGTGTTCTCAGGCCTGTCCTTATAACGCCATTGCCGATTTGACCCGTCCCTGCAAGAAAAGCTGCCCGGTGGATGCCATCACAATGGATGAAAACGGCATTGTGGTCATTGACGAGAGCAAATGCATCCAGTGCGGAGCCTGCATTCACGGCTGTCCCTTTGGTGCCATTGATTCCAAGACCTTTTTGGTGGATGTCATTAACCTGATTAATGCAGGGAAACCGGTGGTAGCCATGGTCGCTCCTGCAACAGAAGGCCAATACGGTCCGGATATCACCATGGCAAGCTGGAGAACGGCTTTAAAGAAGGTGGGCTTCCAGGATATGATCGAGGTTTCCTTAGGCGGAGATCTGACCGCTGCCGCAGAAGCGGAGGAGTGGGCGATCGCCCATAAGGAAGGCAAAAAGATGACGACCTCCTGCTGTCCGGCATTTGTGAACATGATCAAGCAGCATTATCCCATGCTTCTTGAGAACATGTCCACCACCGTATCCCCCATGTGTGCCGTATCCAGAATGGTAAAGGAAAAGTACCCTGAGGTGATCACCGTATTCATTGGGCCGTGCATTGCCAAGAAGAGTGAGACCCTGGATTTGAATATTATAGACAATGCAGATTATGCCCTGACTCTGGGAGAAGTCCATGCAATGATGGAAGCAAAGGGTGTAAAGCTTGAGCCGGAGGAGAACACTTACCAGGCGGGGTCGGTCTTTGGAAAGCGTTTTGGAAACGGAGGCGGTGTGACAGCGGCTGTTTTGGAATGCTTAAAGGAATCGGGAGAAAGTACGGACATTGAAGTACTAAAATGCAATGGGGCGGCTGAATGCAAGAAGGCCCTTATGCTGCTTAAAGTGGGCCGGCTTCCTGGAGATTTCATTGAGGGTATGGCTTGTGTAGGAGGCTGTGTAGGCGGTCCGAGCAGGTATAAGAGTGAGAACGAGGCAAAAAGAGCCCGTGACTTACTCATTGGCCAGGCAGACAAAAGGGAGGTTCATGAGAACTTAAAGAGCCAGGGACTGCAGATGGTTCCCATGCACAGGCATTGATTGTCAAATGAGAAAAAGAAGGGTAGCTGTGTTCGTTGAACAGCTGCTCTTCTTTTTTTGCCATAAAACAGTACATTGCGTAATTCTGCAAATGAGAAACGAAAAAAAGTCCAATAATACGGGGTATAAGCGGATAGGCATAGAGTGAAAAGAAAAAAATACCATAATTATTATGCTTGAAATGGTAATTGAAGTGCAATATGCACAATGCTATAATTTGAATGTAAAACTTACGGTAAGTTTTTAGGAAGGATTATCATGAAAGATAAAAGATTTAATACGCTGTTGCAGCTTTTAAATTCCGAAGATTACCATACGGCTGAGTGGCTGTCTGGTCATTTGAAGGTGAGTGTGAAGACAGTAAGAAACCTGGTAAAAAAACTGGGGGAAAAGATTTTGACTGAAGGCGCCCATTTAGAGTCAAAATCCAGACTTGGTTATCGTCTTGTGATTGATGATCCGGAAGCATTTCAAAGCTTTGTAAACAACGGGGGAAATTCCGATTATGAGGAAATTCCCAATTCTTCAAAAGAGAGGATCGGTTTTTTACTGAAATATCTGTTAGGAAGAAAAGATTTTATAAAACTGGATGAATTAAGTGATAAACTGTTCATTTCAAAAAAGACGCTGAGTCATGATTTAAAGGAGGTTGAAACAATACTTCAGGAATACGATCTGCTGTTGATGAGGAAACCATATTATGGGATCAAAATCCAGGGAGAAGAGCTTGAACTGCGAAGATGCATTGTCCACCATGGAAATGAGAATCTGATACCGGTGAAGACCCTGGGGACAATTGCGGACTGTGTTTCGGACTGCCTGAGAAGAAATCATTATATCATATCAGATGTGGCATTTGAAAATCTTGTACTGCATTTGTACATTGCTGTCATGAGGATCAGAGAGGAACATGAAATATCATTGAAACAGGAAGATTTAGAGGAGCTTATTAAACGGCAGGAATACCGGATTGCAGTTGAGATTGTACAGGAAATGAAGAAATTGTTCAGCGTGGATTTTCCGGATTCGGAAATCGGTTATGTGACCATTCATCTGGCTGGAAAGATGAACTATGGTGAGTCCGGCCGGCAAAATGACAATCTGGTGATCAGCCGGCAGATCAGCAACGTTGTAACAGAAATGCTGCAAGTGGTTTACGATGCTTTCCGGTATGATTTCAGAGGCGATCTGGAACTGAGGATGTCACTCAGTCAGCATATCGTGCCGCTGGAAGTCAGAATGAAGTACAATTTAAATTTGAATAACCCGCTGCTTCAGGAAATCAAGGAACATTTTTCCCTTCCCTATGCGATGGCATCGCAGGCATCCGGGGTATTGAAGAAAGTGTATCACAGGAAATTAAGCGAAGACGAGATCGCCTATATCGCGCTGCCGTTTGCATTGGCCTTAGAGCGGCAGAAAACAACAGCTGCTAAAAAAAATATTTTGCTGGTCTGCTCTTCCGGCAAGGGCAGCGCCCAGCTGTTGGTCTATAAGTATCAGAAAGAATTCGGAATGTATTTAAACAGGATTGAGACATGCAGTGTATCCACAATTGATCTGGTGGATTTTTCTGATATTGACTATGTGTTTGCGACAGTTCCCATTTCCGTTAAAATACCTGTTCCTATACAGAATGTACAGTTTTTCTTAGAAAGTAAGGATATACAAAATGTCAGAAAAGTATTGTCGGGAAATATGAAAAGTTCCATGGAGAAGTATTACAGAAAGGATATTTTTCTGCCTCATGTTTCCATGAAAAGCAAAGAAGAGATTCTCCGGTTTTTGTGTAATTATCTGGTGCAGCATTTGGGGGTGCCGGATACTCTTTATGATTCCGTGATGAAACGGGAAGAGTTTGCCCAGACGGAATTTGGCAATCTGGTGGCAATGCCCCATCCGTACCAGGTCATGAGTAAAGAAACCTATGTATGCGTTGCAGTTCTGGATGAACCGGTACGTTGGACGGAACGGGATGTCTCGGTGGTATTCCTGGTACTGATAGAGGACAGAAAAGAAAAAGATTTACAAAAGTTTTATCAGATCACTTCTAATTTTTTGTTGGATGAACAGCGTATACAGGATCTGATCAGAAGAAGGGATTATGATCAGTTCATCCGGGAATTGGGCAGAGTGGAGCAGGAGCTGGAAGAAATTTAGTAAAGGACTGGAGAATAAAAGGTGGAAGAAAAAGATTATGGTGTCGCATTTCAACTGATTATGAATGCAGGAGATTCAAAGTCTGCTTCAATGATGGCAATCGAAGCAGCCAGAAAATTTGATTTTGTGACAGCACAACAGTATTTAAAAGAAGCAGAAGCACAGATGAGACTTGCCCATCAGTGCCAGATCGATATGATCCAGCAGGAAGCGGCAGGCAGACCGGTAGAGGTCAACATTATATTGGTGCATGCCCAGGATCATTTAACAATGGCAATGATGGCAAAAGAAAGGGCTGAAGAGCTGATTCATGTATACCACATGATAAAAGATTGTAAGGGGAGTAACATTGATTGAGAAACAGGAGGAGAGAAAATGAATCGTTTAATGAGTTTCTTGGAAAACAGAGTAATGCCGGTTGCGTCAAGGATAGCTGCAATGCGCTATATCCGTGCGTTAAGAGATGGTCTGGCCGTGACAATGCCGCTTGTAATTGTAGGGTCAATTTTTATGCTGCTGGCAAATGTTCCAATTGAGGGGTATGGGGACTTTATGAACGGGATATTCGGAGACGGCTTTGTGGCAAAGCTCAATTATCCATGCAGAGCGACCTTTGATATCCTGACTTTAGTTGCCGTGGGTTCCATCGCATATCAGATAGCCAAGCAAAGAGAAGTGGATGGATTGTCTTCCCTGATCGTGGCTATTGCGGCATTTTTGTCATTAGTACCAGTTTTTAACATCTCAGATGCAGTTATGGGAGAGACCACACTGAATCTGGGACGGGTCATCCAGACCAATACGTATTTGTCAGCAGGCGGCCTGGTAGTGGGCATTCTGGTTGCAATCTTCAGCGCAGAGGTATATGCATTTGTTGTAAAAAAGAACTGGGTGATCAAGATGCCCGACAGCGTACCTCCTGCAGTTGCAAAATCATTTGCAGCAATTACCCCCGCAATGATCATACTGACTATCTGCTGGCTGGTAAGGATGCTGTTTGAGGGCACAGGTTTTGAGACGATTTTCGGATTTATTAACCAGTTTATTGCCACGCCATTATCAAAGGTAGGTCTGTCATACGGCGGCATGCTGGCAACCGTGGGAGCAATTCATTTATTCTGGTCTACCGGTATTCACGGAAGCCGTGTTGTATTTGGTGTAATGGATTCTATTTTGCTTCCCGCCATGGAAGCCAACAGAGCGGCGTTTGAGGTGGGAGGAGAGCTTCCCAATATCATTACAAAACAGTTCTATGACTGCTTTACCAATGCTGGAGGCCTTGCAACCATGGGGCTTGTAATTCTGATGGTATTTACAGCAAAGTCAAAGCAGATCAAATCATTGGGCAAGCTGGCTATCGGACCGATTGTGTTTAATATTGCGGAGCCGGTATTGTTCGGCCTTCCGATTATCATGAACCCGATCATGGTCATTCCGTTTATCATCGCACCTTTGCTTGTAGGAACCACCACATATTTTGCAATGGCTCTTGGTTTGTGTACTTATCCGGTCGGCGTGGCCGTGCCCTGGACAGTGCCTGTGTTTTTATCAGGATTTCTGGCAACGGGAGGAGACTTCAGAGCGGTGATTGTGCAGCTTGTTAATTTGATTATCACAATTGTTGTATACTATCCGTTTTTGAAGATCTGGGACAGAAAAAAGGTGGAAGAAGAAATGCAGGAAGCGGAAGTGTCTTTGGATGATCTCCAGGCATTGGCGGACTCCATGAAATAAGAGAACAGAAAGACAATAGCGGACATGAGGTGGAAAATGATACAGGATAAATACAGAATACCGGATAATTTCATATTGGGCGCGGCTTCCTCCGCATGGCAGACAGAAGGCTGGTATGGGAAAAAAGAGGGGCATGATACGTTTGTGGATCTCTGGTATAAGTCTGCCCCAGAACTGTGGCACAATCAGATTGGGCCTAAGGCCGCAACTGATTTTTATCATCATTTTAAAGAAGATATTGACCTGATGGTGAAAAGCGGGGTGAAAGCATACCGGACTTCCATAGACTGGTCCAGATTTATCTATAATTTGGAAACCGGAGAGATTGATCCGGAAGGTGCAGCGTTTTATGATGAAGTGATTGATTATATGCTGGAAAAAGGGGTTACCCCGA of the Lacrimispora indolis DSM 755 genome contains:
- the ade gene encoding adenine deaminase, yielding MDRMLAERILAASGAKKASMVLKHAKVVNVFTAELEDGDIAVEDGYIVGVGDYEGQTEIELGGAVVCPGLIDGHIHLESSMVAPGEFERSVVPHGTQAVITDPHEIANVAGAEGIRFMMERTRGLTLDVYFMLPSCVPATGLDESGAVLSAEALSPLYEEERVLGLAELMNSYGTVRADRGILDKVEEARNRNLLIDGHAPGLSGRELNAYVTAGVQSDHECSDAGEAVEKLKRGQWVMIREGTAARNLRALMPLFQEPYYHRCMLVTDDKHPGDLIRLGHLDYIIREAISLGADPVHAVMMASFHPASYFGLREVGAIAPGYKANFIVVSDLKDFKVKQVYKNGKLVAENGVMKEGILAAEQRSVETPARVGDSFHLNEIRPEDFRMEKKGSTIRVLCLTPGELTTKELLAPWTENQGVAPGVNIEQDIVKMAVLERHHNTGHMGLGFLGGYGLKRGAVATSIAHDSHNLIVAGACDQDMALAANTVRKNRGGLAVVADGKILGELPLPIAGLMSEEPAEWVDEKLEELKAQTRDLGIGDSIDPFMTLAFASLPVIPKLRLNTYGLIDVEKQEIVETIISCT
- a CDS encoding (2Fe-2S) ferredoxin domain-containing protein; the protein is MRVTICIGSACHLKGSREIIAQLQTLVKEKHLEDQVDLNGSFCCGDCVNGVCVTVEGQLYSLKPEETKEFFDKEIMGRL
- a CDS encoding [Fe-Fe] hydrogenase large subunit C-terminal domain-containing protein, which translates into the protein MGIIDFKATKCKHCYKCIRNCEVKAVMIKDERAEIMPDKCILCGKCMQVCPQSAKTLISDLELVKSYIDAGIPTVISLAPSYMGLLSYQSIGQVNGALRKLGFADVRETSEGAAVVTAEYARLLKEGEMENIITTCCPSVNDLIEIYYPQLIPHMAPVVSPMIAHGKMIKEEMGPEVKVVFLGPCIAKKKEATDPRHDGYIDAVLNFNDINRWLSEEEITIEDCEDIPFTNRNPRVNRLYPVTNGVVNSVLATEEERDGYRKFYVHGCLNCMDLCESMVRGGIKGCFIEMNMCSGGCIKGPTVDDESVSRFKIKLDMEETIAKEPVPWEELDPVMERISFGKRFLDRSPREVLPTEAQIQQILKMTGKIRPEDELNCGACGYSTCREKAIAVFQKKAELNMCIPFMHEKAESLSNLVMETSPNIVLIVDKDMKILEYSAVGERYFGKTRQEALTMYLYELIDPSDFQWVYQTHQKIHGKKVTYGEYRISTLQNILYIEKEDVVLATFIDITKEEEQARQEYEKKLETIDLAQKVIHKQMMVAQEIAGLLGETTAETKTTLTKLCKSLLDEGSESEVK
- a CDS encoding SpoIIE family protein phosphatase, which codes for MGVTVDVAYKSLNKFREVLCGDKVEVLQTEDSNIMILADGMGSGVKANILATMTSKILGTMFLNGATLEECVETIVETLPVCQVRQVAYSTFSILQVFHDGEAYLVEFDNPGCIFIRDGNLVSIPKNTRVIRNKSINEYRFRVKKGDALILMSDGTIHAGVGQLLNFGWLWDDIASYAVKQYRLTISAARLAAVLSRACDELYQYQPGDDTTVAVMRIIDRKTVHLMTGPPRKPEDDSCMVEDFLSGDDTVKKIVCGGTSANIVSRVTEKKLSVSLNYNDPDIPPIAYIDGIELVTEGVLTLNKVLKLLRRYVKNESVTEEFFLELDKPNGASMVAKMIIEDCTELNLYVGKAINSAYQNPGLPFDLGIRQNLVEQLKHVVEEMGKRVTVTYY
- a CDS encoding 4Fe-4S dicluster domain-containing protein, which encodes MATNDATLLRIKHQVLNEVAELAWEGKLEEKRNEIPYKIIPGPKAQFRCCIYREREIIRERIRLAEGLCPSGKDTKNVVQVISSACEDCPITRYVVTDNCQLCMGKACQGSCNFNAISMGRDRAYIDPDKCKECGKCSQACPYNAIADLTRPCKKSCPVDAITMDENGIVVIDESKCIQCGACIHGCPFGAIDSKTFLVDVINLINAGKPVVAMVAPATEGQYGPDITMASWRTALKKVGFQDMIEVSLGGDLTAAAEAEEWAIAHKEGKKMTTSCCPAFVNMIKQHYPMLLENMSTTVSPMCAVSRMVKEKYPEVITVFIGPCIAKKSETLDLNIIDNADYALTLGEVHAMMEAKGVKLEPEENTYQAGSVFGKRFGNGGGVTAAVLECLKESGESTDIEVLKCNGAAECKKALMLLKVGRLPGDFIEGMACVGGCVGGPSRYKSENEAKRARDLLIGQADKREVHENLKSQGLQMVPMHRH
- a CDS encoding BglG family transcription antiterminator, which produces MKDKRFNTLLQLLNSEDYHTAEWLSGHLKVSVKTVRNLVKKLGEKILTEGAHLESKSRLGYRLVIDDPEAFQSFVNNGGNSDYEEIPNSSKERIGFLLKYLLGRKDFIKLDELSDKLFISKKTLSHDLKEVETILQEYDLLLMRKPYYGIKIQGEELELRRCIVHHGNENLIPVKTLGTIADCVSDCLRRNHYIISDVAFENLVLHLYIAVMRIREEHEISLKQEDLEELIKRQEYRIAVEIVQEMKKLFSVDFPDSEIGYVTIHLAGKMNYGESGRQNDNLVISRQISNVVTEMLQVVYDAFRYDFRGDLELRMSLSQHIVPLEVRMKYNLNLNNPLLQEIKEHFSLPYAMASQASGVLKKVYHRKLSEDEIAYIALPFALALERQKTTAAKKNILLVCSSGKGSAQLLVYKYQKEFGMYLNRIETCSVSTIDLVDFSDIDYVFATVPISVKIPVPIQNVQFFLESKDIQNVRKVLSGNMKSSMEKYYRKDIFLPHVSMKSKEEILRFLCNYLVQHLGVPDTLYDSVMKREEFAQTEFGNLVAMPHPYQVMSKETYVCVAVLDEPVRWTERDVSVVFLVLIEDRKEKDLQKFYQITSNFLLDEQRIQDLIRRRDYDQFIRELGRVEQELEEI
- a CDS encoding PTS lactose/cellobiose transporter subunit IIA, encoding MEEKDYGVAFQLIMNAGDSKSASMMAIEAARKFDFVTAQQYLKEAEAQMRLAHQCQIDMIQQEAAGRPVEVNIILVHAQDHLTMAMMAKERAEELIHVYHMIKDCKGSNID
- the celB gene encoding PTS cellobiose transporter subunit IIC, giving the protein MNRLMSFLENRVMPVASRIAAMRYIRALRDGLAVTMPLVIVGSIFMLLANVPIEGYGDFMNGIFGDGFVAKLNYPCRATFDILTLVAVGSIAYQIAKQREVDGLSSLIVAIAAFLSLVPVFNISDAVMGETTLNLGRVIQTNTYLSAGGLVVGILVAIFSAEVYAFVVKKNWVIKMPDSVPPAVAKSFAAITPAMIILTICWLVRMLFEGTGFETIFGFINQFIATPLSKVGLSYGGMLATVGAIHLFWSTGIHGSRVVFGVMDSILLPAMEANRAAFEVGGELPNIITKQFYDCFTNAGGLATMGLVILMVFTAKSKQIKSLGKLAIGPIVFNIAEPVLFGLPIIMNPIMVIPFIIAPLLVGTTTYFAMALGLCTYPVGVAVPWTVPVFLSGFLATGGDFRAVIVQLVNLIITIVVYYPFLKIWDRKKVEEEMQEAEVSLDDLQALADSMK